The nucleotide sequence CGCCTCGCCATCTTCGCCGACCCTACTTATCACCACGCCACACCCGAAGGCGGAGCCGCAGGATTGCGAGCGGCCCGCGCCATGGCCTTGCTCAGCTACCGCAGCTACGGAGCTTATGCGGAAACCCAAGCGGAACCCACCGACGAAAAGCTCGACGACTTTCGGGCCAGCGCTTACCAGCAGTACCAGGGTGATAAGCTAGTAGCGCGCTTCAACGCTTATACCTATGTGGCGTTGTCGCGGGCCATGGACTCACATAACGTAGGGCGCGGACGCGGTGGGGTTGCAGCAGCGTTGCGCCACGTACGTGCCCGCACGTTGGTGGTAGGCATCAGTTCTGATGTGCTGTTTCCACCCGCGGAGCAGCAACTGATAGCCCGCCACATTCCGGGCGCCCTGTACGCCGAAATGGACTCTCGCTTCGGCCACGACGGCTTCCTGATTGAAACAGCTCATATCACGCACCTATTGGAGCGCTTTCATGCCTACACGTTCGCGCATTAATTCTGTCCGCGACCAACACATACATCCCTAGCGACTTTCTCATGAACCCTACTGTCCCCCGTTCTACTCACCCTACCCGCTCGTTCTCCTTTGCGGGAGGCTTGGTGTTGCTGCTATTGCTGCTGGCCGGATGTGGAGGCGCGGGCAGTGAGACCAAAAACACACAGCCCGACACCATTCGCCTGGACTACGCCTATTACAATCCGTTGAGCCTAGTGCTGAAAGAGCAAGGCTGGCTGGAGAAAGACCTAGCCAAGCAAAACATTAAGGTGGAATGGGTGCTCAGCCAAGGCAGCAACAAGGCGTTGGAGTTTCTGAACGGCAGCAGCATTGATTTCGGCTCGACAGCTGGCGCGGCTGCCCTCATTGGCAAAGCCAACGGCAACCCATTGAAGGCCATCTACATCTACTCGAAGCCTGAATGGACGGCGCTGTGCACCGGCCCAAAATCCACCATCAAGTCGGTGGCGGATTTGAAAGGCAAACGGGTGGCCGCCACGCGTGGCACCGACCCGTACATCTTTTTGCTACGCGCCCTCGACCAAGCGGGGCTGAGTGAGAAAGACATCGAGTTGATTCCGCTGCAACACCCGGACGGCCGCGCCGCCCTCGAAAAAGGCGACGTAGACGCCTGGGCCGGCCTAGACCCGCACATGGCCAAGGCTGAACTGGAATCAGGCGCTCAACTCTTCTACCGCAACGCCGACTTCAACAGCTACGGCGTGCTGAACGTGCGGGAAGAGTTTGCCAAGCAGCATCCGGCCCTGGTAGACCATGTGCTAGCTGCTTACGAACAGGCTCGCCAATGGGCCGTTGCGCACCCCGCTGAACTTAAAAAGACGCTGGCTACCGAAGCCAAACTCAGTGAAGCCGTAGCGGCCAAGCAACTAGAGCGCACCGATCTTACTAGCATTTCCTTCGGCCCGTTGCAGCGCAACACCATTTCCGCAGCCGGCGACGTGCTCAAGAAAAGTGGTGCCATCGACCAGAATGTGGATATCAACCAAACCGTCAGCAACCTGATTGATACCCAATTCGCCGACAAAATAGCACCAACCAAAGCCAAGGCTACTGCAGCCAAGTAACCGCTCTTGTCGTTCAGCCCTTTCGCGCATCAAGTGAGGCTAGGAGTGACAATGCCCAACCACCGTTCATGTCTGATTCTTCATCCATTTACGCGCCAACAACTGCTGCACCTACCCCAGCCGTAGTTAGCGCCCCTGTTGAGCAACCTATTGCCGCACGTACACCGGGCCGCTGGGGGTGGCTGCGGGGAGCCGTACTGCCAGCAGTGTTACTGCTGGTCTGGGAGACTTTGGCCCGTACCGGAGTATTGCCACCCAACCTGCTGCCGGCGCCCTCTCGTGTGCTGGCTACCATCTGGCAGATGGCTCTCACCGGCGAATTGTGGGAGCATTTGGGTATCACGCTATGGCGTGTAACGCTGGGGTTTGTGTTAGGTGGTGCCTTAGCCACTGTGTTTGGAGCCCTCACCGGTTATTCACGCACCCTCAACCAGTTGCTCGACCCCTTGCTGCAAGGCATCCGCAATATTCCGTCGTTGGCTTGGGTACCGCTTTTCATTCTTTGGATGGGCATCTACGAAACCTCGAAGGTGGTGCTAATTGCCGTGGGCGTGTTCTTCCCAGTGTACCTCAACTTGATGAGCGGCATTCAGGGTGTGGACCGCAAATTGGTGGAAGTGGGCCGGGTGTATCGGTTGTCGGGGCTGCAACTGATACGGCGCATCTTTATGCCTGCCACACTACCTGCCTACTTTGTGGGGTTGCGTAGCGGCTTGGGCCTAGGGTGGATGTTTGTGGTAGCCGCAGAAATAATGGGCGCCAATAAAGGCCTCGGGTTTCTGCTGGTTGACGGCCAAATGACGGGCCGCCCCCAAACCATCTTGGCCAGCATCCTACTCTTCGCGGTGCTCGGGCAGCTTACCGACGCCCTTCTATCCTTGCTCAGCCGCCGCCTGCTCCGCTGGCAAGATACACACGGGAGGTAACGGGCGTCCCTAACGCCCCTATTATTCCTCATTTTCTTACGCCTACCTCCAGCATGTTACGCATCGACCATATAAGCAAGCAGTTCGGGCCAGTAGTGGCACTCGACAACGTAGGCCTGCATGTGCGGCCAGGCGAAATCGTGACTCTGGTTGGGACGAGCGGCTGCGGCAAAAGCACACTTCTGCGCATTGTAGCGGGGCTTGATGTGCCCACCAAAGGCCGGGTGCTAATCAACGAAGAGCCCATTACGGCTCCTCACCCTGCAGTAGGCGTCATTTTTCAGGAGCCCCGCCTGATGCCGTGGCTAACGGTGCGCCAGAATGTACGGTTTGGTATTGCCAACCTACCGGACGCCGAACAGGAACAACGTACTACGGCCGTGCTGGAGCGGGTAGGCCTTACAGCCTTTGCCGACGCTCTGCCCCGGCAGCTTTCCGGCGGCATGGCACAACGGGTTGCCATTGCGCGGGCCTTGGTAGCCCAACCGTCGTTGCTTTTGCTCGACGAGCCATTTAGCGCCCTCGACCCGTTCACGAAGATGAAGCTCCAGGACCACTTGCTGGAAATATGGTCGTATGACCGGCCGACTCTGCTGCTGGTCACGCATGACATCGAGGAAGCCTTGGTGCTCTCCGACCGGGTGGTCGTGCTACGCGGCCACCCCGGCCGCATCCACCAAACCCTGAGCGTGGACCTACCCCGTCCGCGGCGCCGCACCGACCCCGATTTCCAGCAGTGGAAGCAACGCTTGCTTGATGCCCTTGATGTAACTACCGACGAGCCGTTGCTTGCTCATCACGCCTAACAGTTCTTTTTGAAATCCTCTCATATGATAGCTGACAAACAAACCCTGCGCATTGGCCTGATTGGTTTTGGCTGCGTAGGGCAAGGCCTCTACGATATTCTAGAACAACGCCCAGAAGCTGGTTTCGAGGTAGCCCGTATTGCGGTTAAGAATCCGACGAAGGAGCGCAGCCTGCCTCTGAGCCGGTTCGATTTCCACGCCGACGACTTATTGCAAGACCCAACGCTGGATGTGTTAGTAGAGGTGATTGATGACCCGACAGAAGCATTCCGCTTGGTGAGTGAGGCGCTGCGCCAGGGGCGGCGGGTGGTTACGGCCAACAAGGCCATGCTGGCCCGCCACCTACCCGAGCTCGTGCAACTGCAGCGGGAGTCGGGAGGCAAGTTGCTGTATGAAGCGGCCGTCTGCGGCAGCATTCCCATCATCCGGACGCTGGACGCGTATTTCGGTGAAGAATCGTTGCGCAGCGTAACAGGTATTCTCAATGGGTCGTCGAACTACGTGCTGACGCGTATGGGCGAAGAAGGCTCCGACTACGCACCGGCGCTGGCTGAGGCACAAGCCAAAGGCTTTGCCGAAACCGACCCCACGCTGGATATGGGCGCGTTTGACCCGCGCTCCAAAGCTATTATTCTGGCCGCGCACGCTTATGGCACGTTCTTGCAGTCCGAGGAGGTACTAAATCTGGGCATTGAGCACATCAGCGCCGTAGATATTGCGTTTGCCGCTGCCTTAGGCCGCAAAATAAAAGTGGTAGCTGGTTTGCAGCGCTTGTCTGATGGCCGGGTAACGGCCTTGGTTACGCCGCTGATGGTAGCGCCTACCTCTCCGCTGTATTCCGTGGACCACGAGTTCAATGGCGTTTTAATTGAGGCCGACTTTGCAGGCGAGCAGTTCTTGCGTGGCCGGGGTGCCGGCGGGCACCCCACTGGCTCGGCCGTTTTGGCTGACTTGGCCGCTATTCGGCAGGGCTACTCCTATCAGTATCCCAAGCTAACGGCTTCACCCCTCACGTATGCCACTGATTTGGAGTTGGAAATCTACCTGCGCACCGACGAGGACCGGTTGATTGACGCACTCGACTTCAGTGAAATTTCCGAGGAAGCTGATGAGGATGGCTACGTAGTAGGCTATGTTGCCCTTTCCAACTTACTGCGCGTGAAAGACCTAATTCGCAAGTTCGGGGCCTTTGTGGTGCGCACCGGCGCGGTGCGGCCTCTCACCTCGGCGGCTTCCGCCGTAACTCAGGAAGCTAGCCTGTAGTAATAAACAACTTGCCCAATAAAAGCTCGGCCTCGTAGCGGGCAGATGACGTGTAAAGCCTGTCATCTGCCCGCTACGAGGCCGAGCTTTTACTGGGCAAGTTGTTCTATAGCTGGCTCCTATTCGAACAGCACCCGAACAGTGGGCAGGCTTTTAGGTTTCAGATAATACACACCTGCTCTCAGGTCTTCGCGGCGCACCAATTGGGTAGCTGTTTCCCACCGGAAACGCCGCACCACTCTGCCCGTTGCATCAAGCAGTTCAACTGACTGTGGTTTGAACACCGTGCCGGCGGGCGTTTCAAGGTACACTTCATGGGCAGCTGGCACCGGATACGCCTGCAAGGCACTGCGTTTGGTTGAAGCGGCGGCAGCGGCACTCAACACAGTACCGGGCTGGCCTAAGCTGGGTCGTAGAAAGTCGCGCATGGTCCAGAAAGCGGTGTCAGCGTAAGCCAGACCAGCGGCAGAGGTGTTTTCGAACGGAATATGGCCGGCGCCGCGTAGGGTACGCAATGTGTTTCGGACGCCTACTGCGCTAGCACGTGGGTTTAGCAAACCACTGCCCACCACGTATTTCGGTGGTAGCGAAGAGCCAATCCGGCCTTTGAAGTAGGGCACTACCGCATCAAGGGTGCCATGTACGCTGCACAGCGGCACATTGCCGGGCTCGATGTAGGTAGCACTTTCGGTGGCACCACTCAGGTTGAGTACCGCCAGCACCGCGCTGCTGTACCCTGGGTTACCGCTTTGGCCTTCCACCCCACCCATAGCCGCAATATCTACGTAGGCAGGCACTTCGCTGTCTTTGTCAAGGTAGCCAACTTGCAGCGCCGCAAAACCTCCCGCCGACGAGCCGCCGACTATAATGTAGCGAGGATCAACGCGGTACTGACGCGTAGTAGCCGCGTCTCGGCGGAAAAAACGCACGGCAGCTCGCATATCCTGCATGCCTCGGATGGCAGCTCGGGCGATGTTCACAGTGTCGTACGGCAAGAACAACAGGCGATAGTCGATACTAGCCGTAACGTACCCAAGACGGGCCAGGCGCCTGCATACATCAACCATGTACTGGTCGGTGCGGGCGCCCGCAACGAAGCCGCCCTGATGCGCAAAAATGATAACCGGGCGCCGACTCACAGTATCGCCAGTGGGCTGGTAGATGTCCATGGCCAGCGCCTGCGTGTTGCCCGTGAACGTGACGGCAGAGCCATACACCACGTTGCTCGTGACCGTTACGTTCGAGAAGATAGGCTGGTAGTAGCGGCCGCGGGTGGTATCAATCTGACCAACGACGGGCTGTACGAAGGCGAGCAATACCCCCAGGAAGATGGCAGCTTGGAAGAACTTTTTCATATGCTGAGGTTATAGAAGTTGAATTCAAAAGCGGGTGCTACTATAGTATGTTTCATTGGCTGGCCATTAAGCTGCTCTTGCTTTGTTGGATACACTTCGAGACTCACTTCTACAGCTCCCATATAAGCACACTGTCTTCGGCTTACGAACAAAACGAAACTCACGACGCTCTGCATCTCAGCAAGAGTATGCTGCTTGCTGAGGTAGCCGCCCAGCTTTAGTCAATACCAGCACATCAAAGCATCGAACCACAAACGACTGGTTTTCAGCATTCTGCTATTGCATTACGCGAAAATTTTATTGACTGAGTTCGATTATACCTTATTGCAAGAAGACACCAAGAGAAGTAAAGAATGACAAGCTCTTGCACTGAAATTGATTATCCATATACTGGAATTTGAAACGCATTTTAGGGCTATCTTGGAGAAGCGTGGCCAGTAATTTCTACTTACTTTCTTTTCTGTTTAATCTTCAATCGCCTTTCTTTTTTTATATTTGACCATGCTTGCTTTTTTTCGGACTTCTCCTGCTTCTTGGCTGTTAATTCTCTTTGGCATTTTGCCATCAACTGCTTTCCAGTCTGCCGGGGCCGAAACTGTAGCTGCCGACTACCAAACGTTGGTAGAGGCTCAGCAGAAGTTTGCTGCGTATGGGCGGGAGCACAGCATTAAGGAGTCTTTCACTAAGTTTTTGCCTGACGCGTACCTGTTCCGCGACGACAAGTTTGTGCTTGGTGGACCTTTCTACGCCGCTCAATCCGAACGCCCCGGCCGCCTAACTTGGCGGCCCACGTACGCACGTATTGCAGCTAGCGGCGACTGGGGCATCACAACGGGACCAGTGGAATTTCATCCAAACACCGCAGCCGAACCGCCAGTGGGCTACGGCAACTTCGTGACGGTGTGGCAGAAGGATGCGTCGGGAACCTGGCAGGTAGCCTACGATGGGGGCATCAGTTATAGCACCCCCGCAGTCAACCCAGATATCGTGCATCCGAAAAAGTTTGCCGTTAAGCTGCGGACAACCGCCGACACAGCCACCCTCCGCAGCAGCCTGCAGCAGGCCGAAGCGGCCTTCACTGCGCGGGCCCAAAGCGGCATGCAGCAAGCCTATACCACAGTGCTGCCCGAAGCAGGAAGTGACTTGCAACTGCTACGCGAGAAGGTGGTACCCTACGTAGGTCCCGCGGCGCGGCGCCTAGCAACCGAACCAGGACCGGCAGTATCTTTTCGGCCGTTTCAAGCGGGGGTAGCTGCTTCGGGAGAAGTAGGCTACACGCTGGGTTATCTGGACGTGAAAGAACAACACGGGCATTACCTGCGCGTGTGGCAACGGGAAGGCCGACAGTGGAAGCTGGCGCTGGAGCTACTTTCTGCGGAATTGTAGCCTACTCCCCTACTCAGTATATGGCCTGGAGGCGCTATGTTTGCGGCCTTCTTCATAAGCTGCCGTATGCCTACCACCGCTCCCGCTCCACTCCGCCCCGGCGACCAGATTGCCATTGTGTGTCCCGCTCGAAAAGCCTCACACGAAGAATTGGCTCCTGCCGTAGCGATACTGGAAAGCTGGGGCTTACAGGTTGTCTTGGGTGCTAGTACCAACGTGGCGCATCATCAGTTTGGCGGCGACGATGAAGTGCGCCGCCAAGATATCCAAGCTCAGCTTGATAACCCTGCTATTCGGGCCATTATAAGTGCCCGCGGCGGCTATGGCACCACGCGCATCATCGACGCACTGGATTTTTCGCGCTTCGCCGAAGACCCGAAATGGGTGGTTGGCTTCTCTGATATCACTGCTCTCAATTGTCATTTGCTGGCGCTTGGCCACCAAAGCATTCATGGGGTGATGCCGCTATTTTTTCAGCTGCCCGGTGGCGAGTACTCTCTGGAAAGCTTGCGACGAACGTTGTTTGGTGAGCGTATTTCCTATCAGATACCCCCCCACGCTCTCAACCGTTTTGGTACTGCTACCGGCGAACTAATTGGTGGCAACCTGAGCCTGCTTCAAACGCTCACCGGTACGCCGTCCGACGTTTCTATGGCTGGGCGCATCCTCTTTATCGAGGACATTGACGAGTACCTGTATGCTATTGACCGCATGATGGTGCATTTGGAGCGCACGGGCAAGCTCCGCCACTTAACCGGGCTGCTCGTGGGCCACTTCACCAATCCGCAAGACAACACCGTTCCTTACGGCCAAACGCCCAACGAAATCATTCAGCACTACGCCAACAAGTACGCTTTCCCGGTCGCCCACAACTTTCCGGTTGGGCATGAGGCGCAGAACGTAGCGCTAATATGCGGACGCGAAGCCCGCCTGACAGTGAATGCGCAGGGGGCACACCTGGCATACGTGTAGCCACCAGCACCCCTGCTAGCCTGTGCCGCGGACTGGTACTGGCCCTGGCTACCGTGGTTCCAGCAAGCTATTCAGGCCTTCCCTTTCGAACAGCAGCTTGCCTATTTTCAAGCTCGACCAGCCCCGTTGCAGCCGGTAAGAAAACACCGGTAAGCCATCCTGCAGCACACACTCGATGCAGTAGGTGCTGATGCCGTTATCTTCGGGAAGTTGCTTTTCCAGCTGAAGCAAATGAGTGGAAACCAGAAACGAGGAGTGGTGGAAGCCTGCCAACCCCCGCACGGTGGCACTGGTGATTTCCAGCGCGTCGTCCACGTTAGTACCCCGAAACAGCTCGTCGAAGATGGCAAACGTGCGGCCGACACCGTGTGCAGCGTGCAACACCGACTTCAGGTTCTGGATTTCGGCCATGAAGTGGCTGTACCCATCTCGCAGGCTGTCACGCAGGTTGATGGCAATCAGGATGGAATGAAAGAACGGCAGCGAGCAACGAACGGCCGGTACCCCTATGCCAGCGTGGGCCAAGTACACGCAAACACCTACTGCTTTCAGCAAGGTGGATTTGCCCGACATGTTCGGTCCGGTGAGCACCACCACGTTTTCTGTGGGGCTCAGTATCAGTGTGTTGGTAACTGGTGCTTTGAGCAGCGGGTGGTAGAAGTCTTCTAACAACAGGCCTTCTTCCCGAAAATTGGGAAAGGTTAGCGCGTGAAGCTGAATACCTTTTGCTATCGACCAATACGCTTCAAACAAGTGGAAGGCTTCCCAAAACTCGGCTATTATCTCTGGCCCAACCGCCTGAAGCTGCTGCGCAAACCGCACCATCAGGGCCGTTGAAAAGCTATCTTCCTGAATAGCCCGGTTGGCATCTTCCAAACTGAAGCGTTCCATAAACCGCACGAGTACCAGCAACTGAGGGCGAAAGCCAACAGGAAATGCTTGGGGGTCGAGTTTGTGAAGATAATGTTGCTGTAGGCGATGCAGAAACTGAATAACCTGCACGTACCGCGCACGGCTCTGATAGCGCGCCTCTTCGGAGAGCAGCATGGTTACAGATGCCCGCAGCCGGTTGACCTCGAGCGTAATTCGGCCACTGCTCACGTCCTGTAGAAAGGCTCTGACCTCTCGAAGCTGAATTTTTGGGTAAGAGAAGTTTTCTAGTACCGACCAATTTGCCAGGAAGCCCCGCAGGATGTCTTGCTTTTCCACCACCAGGGCCGCAGTAGGCGGCAACTCGTACAACAAACGACAAACGGCAGCTTCCGCTTCTGCACTGTGCGTGAAGTTGAACAGCGGCAACAGCTCCGCTTCAATCTGTAGATCCTCAACGTGTAGCATAGAGCAGGCAGCAAATAGACAGGGCTTCTAAACGCAAAAAGCCACAGCAACTTGTATTACTTGCGCATCATATTGCAGCCACGGCTTTTCTGTAGTGAGTTGCCTTAGATGTAGGTTAGCAACTCACTATCCTAGACTTCGGCAGCGGCTGGACTACGGCTTTGCATCCATTTGTTTAGGCGCATTTTTCTCGGCTGTAGCGTGCAGAAAGCGCAGAACCGTTTCGTTGAACAGCGCTGGGTTTTCTTGGGGAGCATAGTGGCTGACCTTGGGCAGAATAACCACTTGTGCGCCCGGAATGCTTTCAGCTAGCAGCCGGGTATGGGCTTCTTTGATGATGTCTTTCTCACCGGCTAGCACCAACACGGGCGCTTTGATGGCGTGCAGTTGGGTAGGTGTTAGCTGTGGATAGTGCAGCAGCATGGCTGTTAGCCGGTGTGCTCGTTTGAACTTGCTGCT is from Hymenobacter tibetensis and encodes:
- a CDS encoding S66 peptidase family protein, which encodes MPTTAPAPLRPGDQIAIVCPARKASHEELAPAVAILESWGLQVVLGASTNVAHHQFGGDDEVRRQDIQAQLDNPAIRAIISARGGYGTTRIIDALDFSRFAEDPKWVVGFSDITALNCHLLALGHQSIHGVMPLFFQLPGGEYSLESLRRTLFGERISYQIPPHALNRFGTATGELIGGNLSLLQTLTGTPSDVSMAGRILFIEDIDEYLYAIDRMMVHLERTGKLRHLTGLLVGHFTNPQDNTVPYGQTPNEIIQHYANKYAFPVAHNFPVGHEAQNVALICGREARLTVNAQGAHLAYV
- a CDS encoding ABC transporter ATP-binding protein, giving the protein MLRIDHISKQFGPVVALDNVGLHVRPGEIVTLVGTSGCGKSTLLRIVAGLDVPTKGRVLINEEPITAPHPAVGVIFQEPRLMPWLTVRQNVRFGIANLPDAEQEQRTTAVLERVGLTAFADALPRQLSGGMAQRVAIARALVAQPSLLLLDEPFSALDPFTKMKLQDHLLEIWSYDRPTLLLVTHDIEEALVLSDRVVVLRGHPGRIHQTLSVDLPRPRRRTDPDFQQWKQRLLDALDVTTDEPLLAHHA
- a CDS encoding aliphatic sulfonate ABC transporter substrate-binding protein, whose translation is MNPTVPRSTHPTRSFSFAGGLVLLLLLLAGCGGAGSETKNTQPDTIRLDYAYYNPLSLVLKEQGWLEKDLAKQNIKVEWVLSQGSNKALEFLNGSSIDFGSTAGAAALIGKANGNPLKAIYIYSKPEWTALCTGPKSTIKSVADLKGKRVAATRGTDPYIFLLRALDQAGLSEKDIELIPLQHPDGRAALEKGDVDAWAGLDPHMAKAELESGAQLFYRNADFNSYGVLNVREEFAKQHPALVDHVLAAYEQARQWAVAHPAELKKTLATEAKLSEAVAAKQLERTDLTSISFGPLQRNTISAAGDVLKKSGAIDQNVDINQTVSNLIDTQFADKIAPTKAKATAAK
- a CDS encoding ABC transporter permease translates to MSDSSSIYAPTTAAPTPAVVSAPVEQPIAARTPGRWGWLRGAVLPAVLLLVWETLARTGVLPPNLLPAPSRVLATIWQMALTGELWEHLGITLWRVTLGFVLGGALATVFGALTGYSRTLNQLLDPLLQGIRNIPSLAWVPLFILWMGIYETSKVVLIAVGVFFPVYLNLMSGIQGVDRKLVEVGRVYRLSGLQLIRRIFMPATLPAYFVGLRSGLGLGWMFVVAAEIMGANKGLGFLLVDGQMTGRPQTILASILLFAVLGQLTDALLSLLSRRLLRWQDTHGR
- a CDS encoding nuclear transport factor 2 family protein produces the protein MLAFFRTSPASWLLILFGILPSTAFQSAGAETVAADYQTLVEAQQKFAAYGREHSIKESFTKFLPDAYLFRDDKFVLGGPFYAAQSERPGRLTWRPTYARIAASGDWGITTGPVEFHPNTAAEPPVGYGNFVTVWQKDASGTWQVAYDGGISYSTPAVNPDIVHPKKFAVKLRTTADTATLRSSLQQAEAAFTARAQSGMQQAYTTVLPEAGSDLQLLREKVVPYVGPAARRLATEPGPAVSFRPFQAGVAASGEVGYTLGYLDVKEQHGHYLRVWQREGRQWKLALELLSAEL
- a CDS encoding homoserine dehydrogenase, with the translated sequence MIADKQTLRIGLIGFGCVGQGLYDILEQRPEAGFEVARIAVKNPTKERSLPLSRFDFHADDLLQDPTLDVLVEVIDDPTEAFRLVSEALRQGRRVVTANKAMLARHLPELVQLQRESGGKLLYEAAVCGSIPIIRTLDAYFGEESLRSVTGILNGSSNYVLTRMGEEGSDYAPALAEAQAKGFAETDPTLDMGAFDPRSKAIILAAHAYGTFLQSEEVLNLGIEHISAVDIAFAAALGRKIKVVAGLQRLSDGRVTALVTPLMVAPTSPLYSVDHEFNGVLIEADFAGEQFLRGRGAGGHPTGSAVLADLAAIRQGYSYQYPKLTASPLTYATDLELEIYLRTDEDRLIDALDFSEISEEADEDGYVVGYVALSNLLRVKDLIRKFGAFVVRTGAVRPLTSAASAVTQEASL
- a CDS encoding MutS-related protein; this encodes MLHVEDLQIEAELLPLFNFTHSAEAEAAVCRLLYELPPTAALVVEKQDILRGFLANWSVLENFSYPKIQLREVRAFLQDVSSGRITLEVNRLRASVTMLLSEEARYQSRARYVQVIQFLHRLQQHYLHKLDPQAFPVGFRPQLLVLVRFMERFSLEDANRAIQEDSFSTALMVRFAQQLQAVGPEIIAEFWEAFHLFEAYWSIAKGIQLHALTFPNFREEGLLLEDFYHPLLKAPVTNTLILSPTENVVVLTGPNMSGKSTLLKAVGVCVYLAHAGIGVPAVRCSLPFFHSILIAINLRDSLRDGYSHFMAEIQNLKSVLHAAHGVGRTFAIFDELFRGTNVDDALEITSATVRGLAGFHHSSFLVSTHLLQLEKQLPEDNGISTYCIECVLQDGLPVFSYRLQRGWSSLKIGKLLFEREGLNSLLEPR
- a CDS encoding alpha/beta hydrolase, with amino-acid sequence MKKFFQAAIFLGVLLAFVQPVVGQIDTTRGRYYQPIFSNVTVTSNVVYGSAVTFTGNTQALAMDIYQPTGDTVSRRPVIIFAHQGGFVAGARTDQYMVDVCRRLARLGYVTASIDYRLLFLPYDTVNIARAAIRGMQDMRAAVRFFRRDAATTRQYRVDPRYIIVGGSSAGGFAALQVGYLDKDSEVPAYVDIAAMGGVEGQSGNPGYSSAVLAVLNLSGATESATYIEPGNVPLCSVHGTLDAVVPYFKGRIGSSLPPKYVVGSGLLNPRASAVGVRNTLRTLRGAGHIPFENTSAAGLAYADTAFWTMRDFLRPSLGQPGTVLSAAAAASTKRSALQAYPVPAAHEVYLETPAGTVFKPQSVELLDATGRVVRRFRWETATQLVRREDLRAGVYYLKPKSLPTVRVLFE